In the genome of Camelus bactrianus isolate YW-2024 breed Bactrian camel chromosome 18, ASM4877302v1, whole genome shotgun sequence, the window AAGGTGAAACTAGGGCAGTGGCTCTCAGACTTTTCAGTGCATGTCAGAATGACTGGAGGGCTTGTTGAAACACAGACTGAGCTCCtccccagaatttctgattcagtaggtctgggtggggcctgagaagtTGCGTTTCTAACAGCTCCCAGGTGACACTGATGCTGCCGGTCTGGGGACCGTGTTTTGAGAACCATCGTGATTACTGTGCAGCATTAGGCCCCACTGAGGTTTGCAGTCATGCTTTAAAGTGAGAACAGCATGGTTGACCTTCTCCTCCAGGCGTGTTCAGCTGCACAGGTATCACTGCCAAAGAAGCAGAGGGTAAAATGAGCCAGAGATGATCACCGAGATCATCACAGAGCTGGCTCTTTCTTATCGTTCTGGACTCATCCCAGATGAAACTTCTCGGAAGCATCTTCCCCGACCATCTGATCTCActatcttcctcttcctcatcactTTGCACcttcacattatttttttctcacagcaCTTTTCAGTCTCTGGAATTGTGTGTATACTTTGTCGCTTGTTTCAGAGTTTTTCCACTAGAGTTTATGTACCACTAAACAGGAgtcttgatttttgttgttgttgtcattcaCTGCTATAGTCCTAGAACCTAGAACTGTGCCTGGACATCACAGGTGCTTAGTAAAAATTTATtgatgaaaaacaagaaagagaaagaaagaaaaggaaggaaggaaggaaaggaaaggaaggaaggaagaaggaaagaaagggagagagagtaagagaggaaagaaggaaggagaggaacaaAGAGAGATAAGGAAGAACAATTCATTACACTAGAAACTAAATCATAGTATTAATTTTGAccatgaagagaaaaatatttgtatacttacaaaaatataaacacaGTTTACTATGGTCTAAAATTAACATAATTGGAAAGATGGGAAGTTGGAGCTAGCTAGTTGCTCACCACCCCCATTTTCTTCTCCTAAAGACTGTGTTTCCCAAATTCCCTGTTTGGTCACTGAAACCTGGGGGGTGAAGATGCACACCATTTCCATGTGTGGACATAAAACATCCCATGTAgtcctttgttttctctctctctgtctgtctctcagctCATCAGTGGGCTGGGTGCAGAGGATCCAGAAGTGACCTCTGGGGAGGCCCTGGGGGACAGAGGAGACAGGAATGAAAAGATCCTGGGTTCCTGAGTCACAGCTTGGAGGACAGGGTGCGGAAGGCTGCTCCAGACACTGGCTGGGCATCGAGTGAGTtcagaataaacttttattgtATCAACCAGCCACTGAAATTCCAGGACTATTTttattactgaaataaaaaaaaagagaaatgtcaaAAAGTGATTCGTTAGGAATTACTAGTGTATCAGTCTGTGTccaatcagaaaaaagaaatcacatatTAATTTGAACAGGGAAAGTTAATGTAAGGAATTACTAACTAACAGGGTAAAGAGAATTCTAAAAGTACTATAGTGATGAGGAATAGAACCTGAATTCTGGAATAATTCTTTAGCTTACTAATTTGCTCCAAAATGGTATCCATTCTGCTATTTATTCTCTCTCCtgagtattctttttttaaaaaattgaagtatagttgatttacaatattgttagtttcagatgtacagcaaagtgattcaattatatataattgaataatgatatacatatataaagtaaatatgtaaatataaaatataaaaataaaatttttttctttttcagattcttttccattataggctattagaagatattgactatagtttcctgtgctgtatagtcaggccttgttgtgtatctattttatatatagtagttagtatctgcaaatcctgagcccccaatttatccctcccacctttcccctttggtaactggaagtttgttttcctatgtctgtgaatctgtgtctgttttgtaagtaagttcatttttatcacttttttagattccacatataagtgacatcatataatatttgtctttctctgtctgacttactttacttagtatgctAATATCTTTtccactcatgttgctgcaaatggcaattttcattctttttatgtctgactaatattccattatatatatcaatcacattttccttctccagtcatctgccaatggatatttaggctgtttccatgccttggctgctGTTAACAGTGCCACTACGAACATCAgagtgcatgtaccttttcaaattagacttttcatcttttctagatgtatgcctaggagtgggattgctggatcatatggtaagtctatttttagttttttaaggaacctccatactgccctccatagtggctacaccaatttacattcccaccaacagggtaggaggtttcccttttctccacaccctctccagcatttattatttgtagactttttgatgattgcCATTCTTACTGTTGtgaatgatacctcattgtagttttgatttgcatatctctaataattagctatgttgaatatcttttcacgtgcctgttggccatccgcatgtcttctttggaaaaaatatttaggtcttctgccttcttttgactgggctgtttgtttttttgttattgagctgtatgggctgtttgtatattttagaaattaagcctttgttggtcgcattatttgcaaatatttcttcccattctgaaggttgtcttttcattttgtttacgatttcctttgctgtgcaaaagcttatgagtttgattaagtcttttttttttttttgcttttatttcctttgccttagaagactgacctaagaaaacattgctacgatttacgtcagagaatgttttgtctttgttcttttctaggagttttatggtgtcatgtcttatagttaagtctttaagccattttgagtttacttttgtgtatggtgtgagggggtgtcctaacttcattgatttcatTGAAACTACTCAAATGCTCATCAGTGGttagatggataaataaattgtgtcagtttcacacaatggaacattatagagcaatgagaatgaatgaaCTGACACTACACACGGCAACGTGAATGAATCACACAAACTtgatgttgagtgaaagaagtcaaaaaCAAAAGAGTACattctgtgtgattccatttatgttaAGTACAGAAATAAGCAAAACTAATTGATGCTGTTAGAAATCAGGGTGGCAGTTACCCACAGGTTATCCATTAGGGAAGAGACTGGACAAGAATAGTGCTTCTGGGGCTGCTGATACTGGGGTGTGTGCATCCAGTTTGTGAAAATTTACTGAGCTGTACACTTGTGATATGTGAACTTTTCCTGTATGTATATTATGCTtgagtaaagtttaaaaacaaagttggGTGAGAGGATGCAGAAGGTCAGGGTGTTGGTGGGTGTGCTATTTTATACCAAGTGGGCAGGATCAGTCTCTCTGATGAGGTGACAACTGAACTGAGACCTTGAGGGACTTCGATGGGTGGGTAGCTATCCACCCAGGGGAAGAACATTCTGGTGAGTGCTCACTGAGCTTGTTTTAGACTCTGAGGTCCTTGAAGATAAGGACCTTTTGAAATTCCAGCGTCTACCTCAGCACCTAGCAAGTCACTAACCTACAaattgagtaatttttttaatattatcccAGCTGCTCCCAGGACTTCCTTCTGGTtttcagagactttttttttttttttttaattctcctggTCTCTAGCTCTGCTCTTTGCCCTTCCTTCTTTGGAAAAGGAGGGAACAAATCCTGAGATGTGAAATAATGTGTTTGCATCCATCCCAGTAGCAGAGCTGGCCTCCTCCTTCCAGTCCAAGAGGTTTCCAAACGATCCCAGCACTCCCACTCTCAGCCTAGCAAAGCCTCCTGACCGGAAGCCACACATTCCTTCATTTATCCCCAACCTGACCCGTTTCAACACTACCTTGTCCCACTGGACCTAAGGGGCTCATGTCTCTAATGTCGCACTTACTACACTTCCCTGCGATTCTTTGTTTGCCTGCCTTGCTCACTTACAACATGAGCAGCATAGGAGTCAGGGCTGTGTGTTTTCAGCATTTTATTCCCAAAGCACGTAACTCTTACCCTGTAGTCTTTTGAAAAGTGCTGGCTGAACGAGTGTGTCAGGGCTAAGGGAACCAAGAAAGGCAGAGTTGGGGTTGGGAAGTCTGTTGACGGCTGCTTGATAGGGTAAtaattggcactaggaaaatgagagaaaaggagGTTGGGTGTGAGAGGTAAGAAGGTCTTGTTTCAAAGCAAACAACCACCGAGAAtcaggattaaaaagaaaaagaatgctaAGGGAGGCATCAAAGATGCCAAAGCCACGGAAACCAGCGATAAGTTAACCGcttattagtcagggttctccagagaataagggggagagaaaaggagagagagaatatttattttaaggaattagctCACAAAATTGTGGGGGCTGGCAAATCCCAAATATGTAGGGTAGACCAGCAGGCTGGACATTCAGGGACGGGCTGATGCTGCAGTCTCTAGTCTGAAACCCTCAGGGCAGCAGGCTGGAACTCAGGCAGGGTTTCCGTGTTATGATAGTCTTGAGGAGAAGACCTCTGGAAACCTCAGTCTTTTCAGACCTTCAACCAATTGATGAAGCCCATTGATATTATGGGGACTAATCTGCttttcaaaatttgatattcATCCTATCTTAGAAGTACCTGCACAATGTAGTAGTGGGGGGgggatttttttaacctctgccTTTTTAGGGTTTTCATCTGGGTCTGAGAATTAACTTGACATAAGGGCAGAGTAAAAGGAGAaaagcatatatatttatttaatacacatTTTACGCGACGTGGGAGCCCCCACAAGGGAATGAAGATCCAAAGAAATGGCAAAACCCATGTGCTTTTATACCAGGTTGAACAAAGAGAGGCAATTGTGGAAAAGTAAGCTGTGGGGAGACTAAGGGAAGACAGGAATTAATTTATAAAGTCTGTTTTTGCAGAATTCTCTAGGTCTTGCGAATGgagctctgctttttttttttcttttccccacagcACTGCTCATCACTTAATAtactaattttcttatttatgtgtTATCTGGCTCATACACTCTCTCACATCTCCTtgaaaacaataatttttaaaaatgtcttactTTTATTCACTGTTGTACCTCCAATTCCAAAGAGTGTCTGGTCCATAGAAGGTGCTCAATACATATGGGTTGAATGAAAGAACGAGAAGCTTTGCTTCTTTCCTGAGTAGTATGATTCGAGTTGTCAGTGAGAATGAAACAATTCTAATGAAGGCTGATGAGCATTGTCCTGCAAAGGGTTCCTCTATGtcaagaaaaatgagaacagGGAATTTTGGAGGTAAAATTaaatgtagctttaaaaaaaaaaaaaaggagttggcCAGCGGAGCAATGGAAAAAGCATCAGCCTCAGCCGTCTTAGACTGGAATCTGGATCGaccacttgccagctgtgtgctGTGAGTGAGGCTCAGTCCCTCAATCCCGTGAGTTTCCACTTCCTCATCAGTGTAGCATCTGGGGATACTGTTACGGGGTGGTTAATGAGTGGCTTAGGTAAGTGTATGGATGAAACCGCTTTGAACCaatatgtgcaaaaaaaaaaaaacaaaaaaaccccacaaactgTCATCAATATCGAAGGCCCGGGAAGGCTCTGCAAATTATCTCCACAAAGCTTTCTAatctaaattttatattatgacGTACCTCATATTTAAAAAGGCATCCTTCTTCTCTCATTAGTTTTCTCCTCAAGCAACAGCACTTACTTATATTTTATTGAGCTGTAATTCACATACTGTAAAATCCAccattttaaagcatacaattcagtggttttcattACACCCACAGGGTTGTCTAGCCATCATCACTGTATAATTTCAGAACGTTTTCAtcatccaaaaagaaaccccataaccattagcagtcactccccatttccctctcccctttgcccCGGTACCCACTAATTggcttctgtctctgtggatttgcccaGTGTAGACATTTCACATAACTATAATCAGATAATCTGTGGCTTTGTgtatctgatttctttcacttagaataatgttttcaaggttcatccatgttgtagcgtatatcagtacttcactcctttttacaactgggtaatattccactgtatggatatttttatttatccagtcTTCAGTttatggatatttgggttgtttccatctcggggctattatgaataatgctgctataaacatttgcctacaagtttctgtgtgaacatatgttttcaattctcttaggTATGTGTCTAGGAGGGGAACTGCTAGGTCATATTCGACTTCTCCATATTTGACTTTCACTTATAAATATAGTAgctctatatttaacttttagaGGAACCGCCAATCCGTTTCCCCCAGCAGCTGCACCAGTTTAATCTCCCTGTGGGCAATGTAtgagggctccaatttctccacatcctcattggCTATTTATTGTTCTGTCATTAGAATCATCCTTCAATTTACCTCACCAACATTGCCTCACTAAAATTAGTATTGCAGCAGGTCTAAAACTAAATTGAAACAAAAAATTTCTATATGACACTCacatactgaaaaaaaagagGCCCTGAggtcattttctaatttttccaggCAGAGAATATTCTGTATTACAGCTGCCCTGGCTAGCGGGGGACTCGGTGCACCATCACACCGTTTCTTACAGGATCTCGGGACGAAAAACCACTTTGGGAAAAAATCCCCGTCTTAGAGAGCTGCCTGGAGTAGGCACAGAGTAGCGTTTGAATAGTTCTTCATCTGCATTTCAGGTCTTTTTACTCTATTCACTCACGCTTCCAGTTGCGGGCCATCTAGCCCAGGTCGACTCCGGGTTCCCCTGTGTGCGCAGGCGCACACCGACAGCCCGCTATCCTCCCTCCGTCCCCGCCTCCCCAGGTCCGCCCCCCCGCCGACACGCCCCCTTTCGGCGCTCTAGGGCTGAGGGGCGGGGAGATGGGTGTTAAAGGAGGCCTGCGGCAAATCCGCGAGCCTCTCTGGAAAGCGGCGCTCCGCACTGGCAGATTAAGTTTGATGACGTAACCACTCTCCAATCTGCATCTGGGGGCGGGACTAAAGTCGGGCTGTGCAAGGCCGGAGGAGGAGCCGGCCTGGTGGAAGCACGTGACCCGGGTCTGGAGCCGGAAGCCACTCTGGCGGGGAGCGCCCCCCAGCACCTAAGGCTGCGATGGTGAGTGAGGACGCATGCGCGGGAGTTCGCGCCAGGGGTTCCGCGTCCCTGTCCCCCAATCTCTTTGGTTGCCCGGTCCTGAGTGTGCACCCTGCCCTCACTTCCTGTCCGCCCCGGGACAGAGAGGGAATGCAGACGGGAGGGGTGGCGACGTAGAGGGCTGAGGAGGGGTCTGTGGGAGGGTGTAAGTGGGGCTGGGGAGTAGTCTGGGGGGGGTTGGCGGGCCACAAGAGGAATTGGAGAGGGGGCTAAGCGGGGGGTGGCAGAGGGGTAGCACAGATGGGATGTGGAAGGCCGGGGGGAGCCCAGGAGAGAATGAGGACCGATGGAGACTCAGGAAGATAAGTGTTGAAGGCCATGTAGAGGGAAGAGGGCCCTGGCCAGGGAAAGAGGCCTGAGGGGCCATTGTCAAAAAGAGAGACTTGAGTTTGCCGAGGGCTATCCTCCTAGTCTGGTTCTCACTGATTGCTTCTTTACCCACTAGACTTCTGCACTGACACAGGGGCTGGAGCGAATCCCAGACCAACTCGGCTACCTGGTGCTAAGTGAAGGCGCAGTGCTGGCGGTGCGTtctggaaaagggaaggaaggggtggTGGTCCCCCAAGTACACGTTGCCCAGTGTAGGCTGATTTGACTCTTTTTGGTCTTTACCTGGTAtcatgcctggcatatagtaagcttTCAGGAATTAAATCAGTCTCTGGAATCTTAGGTAGAAGTTTACTAACCAGAGTCAGATGAGTTACATGTTTGTTGATAACTGATGTTACCTGAGTTATTCTTGAGTATGTATTTATTTGGTATTCATTAAAGAGGCCTGGTATTTTGTTCTGTAGTACAGTATAGTGTTAGCTCTCTGGAGTTTTCTATCGAGCTAGAGAGACAAGGCTTAAGGTTAAAAGTTGAAAGCAATGCACATGGTAAAGACTATTGAAGGAATTCAGAAAGTGAAGGATTCAGCCTTTCGTGTTATAACTTGTGTTTTGGCAAGGAAACTTTCTTGGAGGAGGCAACAATTCAGTTGGGCTGAAAAGATGGATGGTTGTGAACAGGGAGAAAAGAGGGAGAGTATTCATGGCTGGGAGGTGGATGTATTTGCAGGAGTGTGACACCAGCCTGTCTCAATTGGTGGTGGGTTTATGTTGAAAAGATCTGGAAAGGTCTGGGGGAAGAAGAGGATGAGGTTAGGAAAGATCTGATTGTGGAGGACTTTCAAGGCAGGGTTAATACATTTGGGTTAATCTTGTGGGTAACAGGAGCTCTGAAGGATTTTTGGACAGAAACATGAGATGATGAAGTGGCTGAGGGAGATTCTTCTATTAGACGTAAAGATGGGTCTGAGGGGGTGGGGTTCAGAAGCAGGGATGCTCTTGCCAAAATCTGGGTATAAAACTGAGCTGGTGGTGATGAGGAGTGTGGAGAGAAGAGATTTTAAAGAATTATCAGTATCCCTTGGTAATGACCAGAGATAGGCAACAGAGGAGATACTATTCCATCATAAAAGACTTTAAACTCAAGTTTAGAATGATGGTGCCTTAAAAAACAGGAACTTAAGGAAGTTGactggggagggagagatgaaagGGGAATTTTGATGGGTCAACTTTAAACATTGAGTTTGATAGAAAATAGTAGCAGTTAATATACATTGCTGGGAGCTATTGTGAACATCTTGCCAGTATCTCACATAACCTCCACGAGCCCGTAAGATACTGTTGTCcgcaatttacagatgaggaaactgagctgcAGAATGCCCAAGAGAGCAATGGGCACTGAATTTAACCTAATGGGAGGCCCATATTGAGGAGGTAGGGAGAAGGTGAGACAGTGACCAGAAAAGAGGAAGCCCGGGCCACTGTGACAGCATTACCCAAGGGCTAGGTAGTAGGAAGGGGTTCAAGGACAAAGGGGATGTTTATGTTTCATACTCTGTAGACAGGGCAGCAAGCAGGAAAACTGAGGGTAAGATGGAGCCTAGAACAAGTCCCTTAGTGGGTGGGCAGTGATGTGTGAGAATGTGGTTTTATCAAATAAGTGGAAACAGAAATCAAGTGTCAGGGATTAGGAAAGCAGGGTCAGTAAAGAAATGGATGAGAGGGAATGCTCCTGGGAGAAGACCAGTATTTTAAGGATGGGAAACCGGATGGCAGCAGGAGGGACTACAGAGTCACAGGAAagtttttggttggttttttcaAAACTGGCGGTGACCTTGGGGTATTGGAAGATGGAGAGGGAGAGGTTACAAATGCTAGAGCCAAAGTGACTGTTGCTGGAATTCTTTCCCAATTCTGTTCCCCGATTCCTGCCGTCCTCCATCCTCCTGCAGTCATCTGGGGACCTAGAGAATGACGAGCAGGCAGCCAGCGCCATCTCTGAGCTGGTCAGCACGGCCTGCGGCTTCCGGCTGCACCACGGCATGAACATCCCCTTCAAGCGCCTCTCGGGTgagccccagccccttcccctggtgGTAGTGACGCGGGAGGAAGGTGCTCTCTCTTCTCAGGAGAAAAAACACCTGTCTCCTACTGACCACCCACCATCTCCCCCTGGGATCCCTGGTTCTGGCCACTCTCTTCCCCTTGGAATTCACCCCTGCATCAGAATTATGAGAAGGCAAGGGGATTTAATGGAGACCTCCCACTTTCAGATCTGTGAGCCTTGAACTATCAGTTGTGACCCCCAGGGAGGCCTTGGCACCCCACTAActctctgctcccttccctctcctggggCGGGGGAAGGTGTCTCCCCTCCAGTGGTCTTTGGGGAACACACATTGCTGGTGACCGTGTCGGGACAGAGGGTGTTTGTGGTGAAGAGGCAGAACCGAGGCCGGGAGTCCATTGACGTCTGAGCCTGCCAGAGGGCGCGGGGCAGAGGCGGATGGGGCCGTGAGCCTCTGTGACGAGGAAGACGCAcacctgccccacctccctcTTGGCTTGCCGCTGGAACTAAGGCTGTCTGctcacccacctccctgcccccctgccTGGAAGAGCAGAGGCTTGGGGACTTTGTACGATGTTAAGGAGAGTGAGAGCCAGGAgacctcccccttcccaccctccttaaTAAACCTGAGACTGATGTTCCCAGCCCAGGGATGTGTTGTGTGTATGGGGGGAGGAGGGCCACAACCCATTTGGCTTCCACCTTTTAGGGCCTCAGCCCCGAGGGGTGGGGCAAGGCCACTCCTAGGCGTCCAAAACTGGGaatcagaaggggaaaaaagtgtgTGGGAAGGCAGCTGAGGGGAGCTATCTGGTGCACATGCTGAAGGGAACCATTCCGAGCCCCTGGGTCTCTGCTCCTACCACCAACACACAAACAAGTCATTCTTCTCCCTCCTGAACAGGCATTTAATAGTCTTATTTCAGTTGGAAGCAGTAGTTGGAGAATAAGTTACAGGAAcagacagaccaaaaaaaaaccccaaaaaacaaaacccaagaaaCCAAAATCCAAGAAACCCACACAACTTAAAGTGCTTCAGGCTGCAAACGTAAACATGAGGGCAGGGGAGGCCACGGAGCTGTCTCCCCTGACCTGAGACAGGAGGGTCATGTCATTGTCGGGTCCCTTTACCATCACCACCCCTCTGATCTCAGCCctgtgggtgggagggagagagggaatgtCAGACGCAGGAAGACAACTTAATAGGAATAAGGAAAACACTTTGTAAACTTAGAACCAGGGTACAAGGCGGGGGGCCAGGGGCTCCTGGAGCCCCTGCCCTGGCTGAGGGGTGGGGCCAGCCCACCCAGGAAGTCCGGGAAATACTGTTGGCTTCACGCTGCAGCCATCCCCGCCCGTTTCACAGCTTCTACCCTCGTCCTTCATCAGCAGACAGACAGGCGGCCCTGCGGGGCCTCCTCACCCACAGTGGGAGGCATCCCAGGGGAGGCACAGCCCAGAGGGAGCACCTGCTCCAGGGCTTCTGGGATTTCTGGGAGTGTGAGAGGGGGAGAGCAGCACAGTGCTACTTGACGGGCTCCACCACCAGGACCTTGCACTCGCGCTTGGCAATCTTGTCCAGAGAGAGCACAGCCTTGTCTGGGGGCAGGTAGAGGGGGCGGCC includes:
- the LAMTOR4 gene encoding ragulator complex protein LAMTOR4 isoform X1, which translates into the protein MTSALTQGLERIPDQLGYLVLSEGAVLASSGDLENDEQAASAISELVSTACGFRLHHGMNIPFKRLSGVSPPVVFGEHTLLVTVSGQRVFVVKRQNRGRESIDV
- the LAMTOR4 gene encoding ragulator complex protein LAMTOR4 isoform X2, which gives rise to MTSALTQGLERIPDQLGYLVLSEGAVLASSGDLENDEQAASAISELVSTACGFRLHHGMNIPFKRLSVVFGEHTLLVTVSGQRVFVVKRQNRGRESIDV